Proteins from one Bacillus thuringiensis genomic window:
- a CDS encoding Y-family DNA polymerase produces MYDYSILPNRIILCVDLRSFYASVSCIKLGLDPLHTKLAVVGDVNRNGSIVLAATPPLKAMGVKKMARLYEIPRQKDILIVNPIMGTYIKCSNYITKLALQYVPIEDFHQYSIDEFFMDITDSIHLFARNPHEFAFQFKREIYEHTRIECTIGIGPNLLMSKVALDIEAKQSTDGIAYWKYEDVPTKLWIIRPLSKFWGISHKTETKLNRKGIHSIGDLANYPLKYLKQSFGVIGEELHLHSHGIDFSRISEKYVPATTSIGKSQILMRDYTIEEFPIILLEHTEEVCYRLRQQNKLARTVHFSVGYSKNNAGGIRKTHSLNRPTNLTMDIYHICTYFLHQQYTGEPIRSINISLTNLIQEGEEQISLFDDVTKREQEVKLTKVMDEIRTKFGKNSILRGISYTHSATARHRNTLIGGHKS; encoded by the coding sequence ATGTATGACTATTCAATTTTACCGAATAGAATCATTTTATGTGTTGATCTTCGAAGCTTTTATGCCTCAGTTAGTTGTATTAAATTGGGCTTAGATCCACTTCATACAAAATTAGCTGTAGTCGGGGATGTAAATAGAAACGGTTCAATTGTTCTAGCCGCAACTCCACCATTAAAAGCAATGGGTGTAAAGAAGATGGCAAGGCTATACGAGATTCCTCGGCAAAAAGATATTCTTATTGTGAATCCCATTATGGGAACATATATTAAATGCTCCAATTACATAACGAAGTTAGCTCTACAATATGTTCCTATTGAAGACTTTCATCAATACAGCATTGATGAATTTTTTATGGATATTACCGATAGCATCCATCTATTTGCCCGAAATCCACATGAATTTGCATTTCAGTTTAAACGTGAAATATATGAACATACACGAATTGAATGCACAATCGGAATTGGTCCTAACCTATTGATGAGTAAGGTCGCTTTAGATATTGAAGCAAAGCAAAGTACAGACGGAATTGCTTATTGGAAATACGAAGATGTACCTACAAAATTATGGATCATACGGCCACTTAGTAAGTTTTGGGGAATTTCACATAAAACTGAAACAAAGTTAAATCGAAAAGGAATACATTCAATTGGAGATTTAGCTAATTATCCTCTTAAATATTTAAAACAAAGCTTTGGCGTGATTGGAGAAGAATTACACTTACATAGCCATGGAATTGACTTTAGTCGCATTTCAGAAAAATATGTTCCTGCCACAACTTCTATTGGAAAAAGCCAAATTCTAATGCGTGACTACACAATAGAAGAATTTCCGATTATCCTGCTGGAACATACCGAAGAAGTTTGCTATCGATTAAGACAACAAAACAAACTTGCTCGAACCGTTCATTTCTCTGTTGGTTATAGCAAGAATAATGCAGGTGGCATTAGAAAAACACATAGTTTAAACCGTCCTACAAATTTAACAATGGATATTTATCATATCTGTACATACTTTTTACATCAGCAATATACTGGCGAACCCATTCGTAGCATAAACATATCTTTAACAAACCTAATTCAAGAAGGGGAAGAACAAATTTCTCTTTTTGATGATGTCACAAAACGAGAACAAGAAGTGAAGTTGACAAAAGTAATGGATGAAATACGCACAAAGTTTGGGAAAAACAGTATTTTACGAGGGATTTCCTACACGCATAGCGCTACAGCTAGACACAGAAACACACTAATAGGAGGACATAAATCATGA
- a CDS encoding RNA-guided endonuclease InsQ/TnpB family protein: MPQTITVKVKLLPTKQQIMLLEQSSHEYIKVINALVSEMVESKKSTKKSTKDIEANIPSAVKNQAIKDAKSVFSTKVKKSKYKIVPILKRPVCVWNNQNYSFDFTHISIPFMVNGKSTRLKVRALLIDKYNRNFELLKHKLGTLRITKKSAKWIAQISVTIPTNEKTGTKILGVDLGLKVPAVAITDDDKVRFFGNGRQNKFMKRKFRSVRKKLGEAKKLNALRQLDDKEQRWMQDQDHKVSRVIVDFATDNNISVIRLEQLTNIRQTARTSRKNEKNLHTWSFHRLAQFIEYKATLVGIKVEYVDPSYTSQTCPKCSEKNKAQDRKYKCQCGFEKHRDIVGAMNIRYATVVGGNSQSA; the protein is encoded by the coding sequence GTGCCACAAACCATCACAGTTAAAGTTAAATTGCTTCCAACAAAACAACAAATCATGCTATTGGAACAAAGTAGCCACGAGTATATAAAAGTCATTAATGCCCTTGTATCTGAAATGGTTGAATCAAAGAAAAGCACGAAGAAAAGTACAAAGGATATTGAAGCCAATATCCCAAGTGCGGTGAAAAATCAAGCAATTAAAGATGCGAAAAGTGTGTTTTCTACAAAGGTGAAAAAGAGTAAATACAAAATCGTTCCGATTCTAAAAAGACCTGTTTGTGTATGGAATAACCAAAACTATTCATTTGACTTCACGCACATTTCAATTCCGTTTATGGTAAACGGAAAGTCAACTCGTTTAAAGGTTCGCGCTTTATTAATAGACAAATATAATCGCAATTTCGAATTGTTGAAGCACAAGTTAGGTACACTCCGTATCACGAAGAAATCTGCTAAATGGATTGCTCAAATATCTGTCACGATTCCTACAAACGAAAAAACGGGAACAAAGATTTTAGGAGTAGACTTAGGTCTTAAAGTTCCTGCGGTAGCCATCACAGATGATGATAAAGTTCGTTTCTTCGGGAACGGTAGGCAAAACAAATTTATGAAACGTAAGTTTCGCAGTGTTCGCAAGAAGTTAGGAGAAGCTAAGAAACTGAATGCCCTTCGTCAACTTGATGATAAAGAACAAAGATGGATGCAAGACCAAGACCACAAAGTAAGTCGTGTAATCGTTGATTTTGCAACGGATAATAATATTTCTGTCATTCGATTAGAGCAACTAACGAACATTAGACAGACGGCACGAACAAGCCGTAAAAACGAAAAAAATCTACACACTTGGTCATTCCATCGTTTAGCACAATTCATCGAGTACAAAGCGACATTAGTTGGCATAAAGGTCGAATATGTGGACCCTTCTTATACAAGTCAAACATGTCCGAAATGTTCTGAAAAGAACAAGGCGCAAGACAGAAAATACAAGTGCCAATGTGGATTTGAGAAACATCGTGATATCGTTGGGGCGATGAATATTCGCTACGCAACTGTGGTTGGCGGTAATAGTCAATCAGCCTAA
- a CDS encoding DUF3994 domain-containing protein, with the protein MRKENSFGKFVKNERSIVGKYGIDLGEGVKTILDLKDDMTFAFYKYGDFSSRDSLMKGTYGLDVPSLQLTLKLTSVTENGHKTQRTESFRYQVQNYDLNMLQLYSADEDVRMRLIKQG; encoded by the coding sequence TTGAGGAAGGAGAATTCTTTCGGGAAATTCGTTAAAAATGAAAGGTCTATTGTAGGTAAGTATGGTATTGATTTAGGAGAAGGAGTCAAAACAATACTCGATTTAAAAGATGATATGACATTTGCTTTTTATAAGTATGGGGATTTCTCAAGTAGAGATAGTCTAATGAAAGGAACATACGGGTTAGACGTACCTTCTTTACAATTAACATTAAAATTAACAAGCGTAACTGAGAATGGTCATAAGACTCAAAGAACTGAGAGTTTTAGATATCAGGTACAAAATTATGATTTAAATATGTTACAACTTTATAGTGCAGACGAAGATGTCCGTATGAGATTGATTAAACAAGGGTAA
- the tnpA gene encoding IS200/IS605 family transposase: MKLDSNNHSVFLLYYHLVLVVKYRRNVFDDDMSDYAKDMFVRLSENYNITLVEWNLDVDHVHILFKAHPNTEMTKFINAYKSASSRLIKRDFPQVKKKLWKEMFWSRSFCLLTTGGSPIDVVKTYIENQSEK; encoded by the coding sequence ATGAAATTAGATAGTAATAACCATTCAGTATTCTTGTTGTATTATCACCTTGTGTTGGTCGTGAAATACAGAAGAAATGTGTTTGATGATGATATGTCAGACTATGCAAAAGATATGTTTGTTCGACTATCTGAAAACTATAACATCACATTAGTTGAATGGAATCTTGATGTAGATCATGTTCATATTTTGTTCAAGGCACACCCTAATACAGAAATGACAAAATTCATCAATGCTTATAAAAGTGCAAGTTCTCGACTTATTAAAAGAGACTTTCCACAAGTGAAAAAGAAACTTTGGAAAGAGATGTTTTGGTCAAGAAGTTTTTGCTTGCTAACTACTGGTGGTTCGCCAATAGACGTAGTAAAAACATATATTGAAAATCAAAGTGAAAAGTGA
- a CDS encoding hemolysin family protein, whose product MDIFNLIMVAVLVACTAFFVAIEFAIVKVRGSKIDQFVLEGKKGALAAKKVTSNLDEYLSACQLGITVTAMGLGALGEPTIERLLHPLFDKWNINPSIAGVLSLGIAFTFMTYLHVVVGELAPKTFAIQKAEKVTLLLSAPLIWFHKIMYPFIRLLNGSARMITRLFGLKPASEHDVVHTEEELRLILSESYQRGEINQAEYKYVNNIFEFDNRIAKEIMVPRTEIIGLHVENSLADHINIIRNEKYTRYPVFGEDKDEIIGMVNVKDFLIRYMSNESKEFKSISSYTRPVIVAIETIPIHDLLLKMQTKRIPLAVLYDEYGGTAGLVTIEDILEEIVGEIRDEYDGDELSPIQKMNNDHIVVEGKVRISEINDLLGLHMNDSDVDTIGGWILMQNYDIQEGQTLFSEGYAFTILSKDPHQVKRVEIQKEILEAATV is encoded by the coding sequence TTGGACATATTTAATTTAATTATGGTAGCGGTTTTAGTCGCATGTACCGCGTTTTTCGTGGCAATTGAGTTTGCTATTGTAAAAGTAAGAGGATCAAAGATTGATCAATTTGTATTAGAAGGAAAGAAGGGTGCGTTGGCAGCTAAGAAAGTAACGTCAAATCTGGATGAATATTTGTCAGCTTGTCAATTAGGTATTACAGTGACAGCAATGGGACTAGGGGCATTAGGTGAACCAACCATTGAGAGACTTTTACATCCTTTATTTGATAAGTGGAATATCAACCCTTCCATTGCAGGTGTATTATCTTTAGGAATTGCTTTTACTTTTATGACGTACTTACATGTTGTAGTTGGTGAATTGGCACCCAAAACATTTGCGATTCAAAAGGCTGAGAAGGTTACTTTATTGCTTTCAGCTCCGCTTATCTGGTTCCACAAAATCATGTATCCGTTTATTCGATTGTTGAATGGCTCTGCAAGGATGATAACAAGACTATTTGGTTTAAAACCAGCATCAGAGCATGATGTCGTACATACAGAAGAAGAATTACGATTGATTCTTTCGGAAAGTTATCAACGTGGAGAGATTAATCAAGCTGAATATAAATATGTAAATAATATTTTTGAATTTGATAATCGTATTGCAAAAGAAATAATGGTCCCTCGTACAGAAATTATAGGGCTTCATGTAGAGAATTCTTTAGCGGATCATATAAATATAATCCGTAATGAAAAGTACACACGCTACCCTGTATTTGGAGAAGACAAAGATGAAATCATTGGCATGGTGAATGTGAAAGATTTCTTGATTCGTTATATGAGTAATGAATCAAAAGAATTTAAATCTATTTCCTCGTATACGCGTCCAGTAATTGTAGCAATAGAAACCATACCAATACATGATTTATTATTAAAAATGCAAACGAAACGTATTCCATTGGCTGTATTATATGATGAATACGGCGGTACAGCTGGTTTGGTAACAATTGAGGATATACTAGAAGAAATTGTAGGCGAAATCCGTGATGAATATGATGGAGATGAGCTTTCACCAATTCAAAAAATGAATAATGATCATATTGTCGTAGAAGGTAAAGTGCGTATTAGTGAAATAAATGATTTGTTAGGATTACATATGAATGATAGTGATGTTGATACAATTGGTGGTTGGATTCTAATGCAGAATTATGATATCCAGGAAGGACAAACCTTATTTAGTGAAGGATATGCTTTTACAATTCTTTCAAAAGACCCCCACCAAGTTAAGCGTGTTGAAATACAAAAAGAAATTTTAGAAGCAGCAACTGTATAG
- a CDS encoding RNA-guided endonuclease TnpB family protein, which produces MTKQNKAYKFRLHPTGDQAHLICKTFGCVRFVYNRMLAERKEAYEKHKDDKDQLKKQKLPTPAKYKAEFEWLKEVDSLALANAQLNLQTAYKNFFSGQNDFPTFKSKKDRKSYTTNVVNGNIMLLNGHIKLPKLKMVRIKQHREIPQDHIIKSCTISMTPTGKYYVSILTEYEKEIVQKEVETVVGLDFAMDQLYVSSEDERANYPKFYREMLDRLAKAQRVLSRRTKGSGRWDKQRIRVAKLHEKVANQRKNFLHHKSKELATHFDVVAIEDLNMKGISQALHFGKSVADNAWGMFTSFLAYKLNEQGKQLVKIDKWFPSTKTCSSCGNVKNMSLSERVYSCICGVNLDRDYNAAINIKNEAIRLLALA; this is translated from the coding sequence ATGACAAAGCAGAATAAAGCATATAAATTCCGTTTGCATCCAACAGGAGACCAAGCACATCTTATATGTAAAACCTTCGGTTGTGTACGTTTCGTGTATAACAGAATGTTAGCTGAACGGAAAGAAGCGTATGAAAAACATAAAGATGATAAGGATCAACTAAAGAAACAAAAGCTTCCCACGCCTGCAAAATACAAAGCAGAATTTGAGTGGTTAAAAGAAGTGGATTCATTAGCTTTGGCAAATGCTCAACTAAACTTGCAAACTGCCTATAAAAATTTCTTTAGTGGTCAAAATGACTTCCCAACATTCAAAAGCAAAAAAGACAGAAAGTCTTATACAACGAATGTAGTGAACGGAAATATTATGTTGCTTAACGGTCATATCAAATTGCCAAAACTGAAAATGGTACGTATCAAACAGCATAGAGAAATACCACAAGACCATATAATCAAGTCATGTACGATTTCTATGACACCTACTGGTAAATACTATGTGTCCATTTTGACTGAATACGAAAAAGAGATCGTACAAAAAGAAGTAGAAACAGTTGTTGGATTAGACTTTGCGATGGATCAATTATACGTCAGTTCTGAGGATGAGAGAGCCAATTATCCTAAGTTCTATCGTGAAATGTTAGACCGATTAGCAAAGGCGCAACGAGTATTATCAAGACGTACAAAAGGTTCAGGGCGTTGGGATAAACAACGTATCCGTGTAGCTAAGCTGCATGAAAAAGTAGCAAACCAACGTAAGAATTTCCTTCATCATAAGTCTAAAGAGTTAGCTACTCATTTTGATGTTGTAGCTATTGAAGATCTAAATATGAAGGGAATATCGCAAGCACTTCATTTTGGAAAAAGCGTCGCTGATAATGCTTGGGGTATGTTCACTTCTTTCTTAGCTTATAAACTAAATGAACAAGGCAAACAGCTTGTGAAAATAGACAAATGGTTTCCTTCCACAAAAACATGTAGCAGTTGTGGAAATGTGAAAAATATGTCATTGTCTGAGCGAGTCTATTCTTGTATATGCGGTGTAAATCTCGATAGAGATTATAACGCAGCTATCAATATCAAAAATGAAGCAATACGCCTATTGGCGTTAGCATAG
- a CDS encoding YolD-like family protein, which yields MSNTNMPKGRGMVKWSPFAAMPEQFAGIREIIKEKNKIARPILTSEEKEMIENMLLCSLLSEEEILITYYEGGYLLTNYMTIIDIDPLNNAIICTDAFYNKLTLQFSDILDVK from the coding sequence ATGAGTAACACCAATATGCCAAAAGGAAGAGGAATGGTCAAATGGTCTCCGTTCGCAGCAATGCCAGAACAATTCGCCGGAATACGTGAAATAATCAAAGAGAAAAATAAAATAGCACGTCCCATTTTAACCTCTGAAGAAAAAGAAATGATTGAGAACATGCTTTTATGTTCCTTATTATCCGAAGAAGAAATACTAATTACATATTATGAAGGCGGCTATTTACTTACTAACTATATGACCATCATTGATATAGATCCGTTAAATAACGCTATCATATGTACGGATGCTTTCTATAATAAGTTGACACTACAATTTTCGGATATACTTGATGTAAAATAG